The following proteins are encoded in a genomic region of Thioflexithrix psekupsensis:
- a CDS encoding type II secretion system F family protein: MSQHFYYKAVDAHGRTIQGHIDANNENDLHSRLDRMGLDLIYFEAKNKHHRKKGRVTRLELISFCFHMEQLTRSGVPLISGLMDLRDSLPQSVFRDVIANLIESIEGGEQLSEAMQHFPDIFDQVFVSLINAGEASGQLSKVFNHLTTSLKWEDEMAARTRKMLMYPSFVAAVVIATLFFLMIYLVPQLIAFIKNVGGELPLHTKILLHISDAFVGYWYLIIGIPVILVFTLITLIKVNPQVAFTADRLKLRLWIIGPILEKIILARFSNFFALLYSSGITVLESLAICKSLMGNRLLAEALQQVHDSIADGVGISESFERVKLFPPLVLRMVRVGESTGQLDISLLNVSYFYEREAKESIERMQTLIEPSLTVIMGGMLMWVMLSVLGPIYDKISQIAGPGMGI, from the coding sequence ATGAGTCAACATTTTTATTATAAAGCCGTAGATGCCCATGGGCGAACGATTCAAGGGCATATTGATGCCAATAATGAAAACGATCTGCACTCTCGTTTAGATCGCATGGGATTGGATTTAATTTATTTTGAGGCTAAAAATAAACATCACCGTAAAAAAGGCCGCGTGACGCGCTTAGAATTAATTAGTTTTTGTTTTCACATGGAGCAATTAACGCGCTCTGGTGTGCCGTTAATTTCTGGCTTAATGGACTTACGCGATAGTTTGCCACAATCGGTATTTAGAGATGTCATTGCGAATTTAATTGAGAGCATAGAAGGCGGTGAACAATTATCCGAAGCCATGCAGCATTTTCCCGATATTTTCGATCAGGTTTTTGTCAGTTTAATTAACGCAGGCGAAGCCAGTGGACAATTAAGCAAAGTATTTAATCATTTAACCACTTCTTTAAAGTGGGAAGATGAGATGGCGGCACGAACTCGAAAAATGTTAATGTACCCTAGTTTTGTGGCTGCTGTGGTCATTGCTACGCTTTTTTTTCTCATGATTTATTTAGTGCCACAATTAATTGCTTTTATTAAAAATGTAGGTGGAGAATTACCGCTACATACTAAAATTTTATTACATATTTCTGATGCGTTTGTGGGTTATTGGTATTTAATTATTGGCATTCCAGTTATTTTAGTATTTACTTTAATTACTTTGATTAAGGTAAATCCACAAGTTGCTTTTACTGCTGATCGTCTTAAATTAAGACTATGGATTATTGGGCCTATTCTTGAAAAGATTATTTTAGCGCGGTTTTCTAATTTTTTTGCATTGCTTTATAGTTCTGGAATTACCGTCTTAGAAAGTTTAGCCATTTGTAAAAGTTTAATGGGGAATCGTTTATTAGCAGAGGCGTTGCAACAAGTGCATGATTCTATTGCGGATGGCGTGGGAATTAGTGAGAGTTTTGAACGAGTTAAATTATTTCCGCCGCTGGTTCTTCGCATGGTGCGCGTGGGAGAAAGTACGGGACAATTGGATATTTCTTTGCTGAATGTTAGCTATTTTTATGAACGTGAGGCAAAGGAATCTATTGAGAGAATGCAGACCTTAATTGAACCCAGTTTAACCGTCATTATGGGGGGAATGTTAATGTGGGTGATGCTGTCAGTATTAGGGCCGATTTACGATAAAATTAGTCAAATTGCAGGGCCAGGCATGGGAATTTAG
- a CDS encoding GspE/PulE family protein has translation MVISQQVMEQMNHSIEKPNRRIGEMLVKQGIISQDQLRIALTEQKKNQGQLGRILVDLGFVSEAIMRDLLSQSLGQNSVDISKLVVDHEALRLVPKNLARRHNMLPVSFSPETKTLTVAMADIFNVLAIDQLVASLGGTFIVEPVLASETEIIGAIDHVYGYDLSLDGILHEIETGEVDYQSFSANRDEYSHPLVRLVDALLSDAVKRSASDIHFEPEKGFLRIRYRIDGVLQQIRSLHKNYWSAIAVRLKVISGMNIAETRIPQDGRISLTLCGRLIDFRVSSQPTVHGENIVLRILDRQKGIVRLEELGLLEDNLYTLQLMIARPEGIILITGPTGSGKTTTLYSILNHLNQESVNIMTLEDPVEYVLGQVRQSAVNEAVKLDFSNGIRSMMRQDPDIILVGEIRDEDTAEMAFRAAMTGHQVYSTLHTNSAIGAIPRLLDIGIQPDLMAENIIGIIGQRLVRKLCPYCKESYQPTDMHRRLLNLPANKNVTLYRAKGCEKCNERGYQGRMALMEILRVDDALQDLISHRATTYDLKQHAAKTGFQTLAQEGIRRILEGLTSVEEVSRVVDMTRNVQ, from the coding sequence GTGGTCATCAGTCAACAAGTCATGGAACAAATGAATCATTCTATAGAAAAACCCAACCGACGTATTGGTGAAATGCTGGTTAAACAAGGCATTATCAGCCAAGATCAGTTGCGTATTGCATTAACTGAGCAAAAGAAAAATCAAGGACAATTAGGACGAATTTTAGTCGATTTAGGTTTTGTTTCTGAAGCTATTATGCGAGACTTATTAAGTCAATCTTTAGGACAAAATAGTGTTGATATTTCTAAATTAGTGGTGGATCATGAAGCCTTGCGTTTAGTGCCAAAAAATTTGGCACGACGGCATAATATGCTTCCTGTAAGTTTTTCTCCAGAAACAAAAACATTAACCGTTGCAATGGCTGATATTTTTAACGTATTAGCTATTGATCAATTAGTGGCTTCATTAGGCGGAACATTTATTGTTGAACCTGTTCTTGCCAGTGAAACAGAAATTATTGGCGCAATTGATCATGTTTATGGTTATGATTTATCGTTAGATGGAATTTTGCATGAAATTGAAACAGGCGAAGTTGATTATCAAAGTTTTTCGGCTAATCGGGATGAATATAGCCATCCATTAGTGCGTTTAGTGGATGCGTTATTATCGGATGCCGTTAAGCGGAGTGCATCGGATATTCATTTTGAACCTGAAAAGGGTTTTTTAAGAATTCGTTATCGTATTGATGGCGTGCTGCAACAAATTCGCAGTTTGCATAAAAATTATTGGTCTGCGATTGCGGTGCGTTTAAAAGTGATTTCAGGGATGAATATCGCAGAAACTCGAATTCCACAAGATGGCCGCATTTCTCTGACATTATGCGGAAGATTAATTGATTTTCGGGTCTCTTCTCAGCCCACCGTGCATGGTGAAAATATTGTGTTGCGGATATTAGATCGGCAAAAAGGCATTGTGCGTTTAGAAGAATTGGGATTATTAGAAGATAATTTATACACTTTACAATTAATGATTGCGCGTCCTGAAGGAATTATTTTAATTACAGGGCCAACAGGCAGTGGAAAAACCACGACTTTATATTCAATTTTAAACCATTTAAATCAAGAATCGGTCAACATTATGACCTTAGAAGACCCTGTGGAATATGTTTTAGGTCAAGTGCGGCAAAGTGCGGTTAATGAAGCGGTTAAATTAGATTTTTCTAATGGCATTCGCTCCATGATGCGCCAAGACCCTGATATTATTTTGGTGGGGGAAATTCGGGATGAAGATACGGCTGAAATGGCCTTTAGAGCGGCAATGACGGGGCATCAAGTTTATTCCACTTTGCATACTAATTCTGCGATTGGTGCTATTCCGCGTTTATTAGATATTGGCATTCAACCTGATTTAATGGCTGAGAATATTATTGGCATTATTGGACAGCGTTTAGTGCGTAAATTATGCCCTTATTGTAAAGAGTCTTATCAACCCACTGATATGCACCGTCGTTTATTAAATTTACCCGCAAATAAAAATGTCACTTTATACCGTGCCAAAGGTTGTGAAAAGTGTAATGAGCGCGGTTATCAAGGGCGAATGGCATTGATGGAAATTTTGCGCGTAGATGACGCATTGCAAGATTTAATTTCACATCGTGCCACGACTTATGATTTAAAGCAACACGCGGCTAAAACAGGTTTTCAAACTTTAGCGCAAGAGGGAATTCGCCGCATTTTAGAAGGATTAACCAGCGTAGAGGAAGTGTCAAGAGTGGTGGATATGACTCGTAATGTTCAATGA
- a CDS encoding tetratricopeptide repeat protein — translation MSLLMDALNKAEKTKQRDMQAIAESISETELPETEAIKAISIREKNEFFSKKYVDLLKESRQRTEIPEDDNAADAPVVLESKSESENDIETAFSELDLDATLDEEITLSLDAEESTDINTSELDWSIALAHAEENEDINENNSALTPKKEEEVELDWSTVSIEIPQEIPNSLSESATVASPITLAKETHNRKPEEFTAPNDSANIKETQAANFSIVSGETLVITEDAPNLDWGETFVPLKDDKPVINSPIIIAEKQAPIELDFGNLFSEKELTPNKNKSENSEDQLQWDEALLPFINNTSITDSFKTKEQPPAQKIPAHFHKNSDAKIRWTPIYRLIGLAMLTAMGMAVFFYVVNENDVKLRESGLLKTTPPLSQIQPFVAPEVTPTENIVLTPSVQEQASPKSPEPTVVKAEQPPEKKENLPKTPAVASVPESAVAKNNPAPLSVSQNSASPATVKNAPEKLAATPTTSRKTDSKPSTPITPPPRELLSDKKNAPLPPIQRNLNAEKAAALTDTLNAAYRAFQANQLAQAESYYQAVLNHDKKNKDALLGLAAIAMQKGQTVQAQYYYQTVLSHYPQDRTARLALLGQMQSGETHHNERELKALLNDDKMDKGHIYFSLGALYARENRWSAAQQSFFEAWRHQKQAHYAYNLAISLEHLNQAATAVIYYQQALALYDKNAQQARFFNPDIVQQRIKTLSGTVRTQDQAFHSLILE, via the coding sequence ATGAGCCTATTAATGGATGCTTTAAACAAAGCAGAAAAAACCAAACAGCGCGATATGCAAGCTATTGCTGAATCTATTTCAGAAACTGAATTGCCTGAAACCGAAGCCATAAAAGCGATTTCTATTCGAGAGAAAAATGAGTTTTTTTCTAAAAAATATGTTGATTTACTAAAAGAATCACGTCAACGCACAGAAATTCCAGAAGATGATAATGCGGCTGATGCGCCTGTTGTATTAGAATCTAAATCAGAATCAGAAAATGATATTGAAACGGCGTTTTCTGAACTAGATTTAGACGCGACATTAGATGAAGAAATAACTTTATCTTTAGACGCAGAGGAAAGTACAGATATTAACACATCAGAATTAGATTGGTCAATTGCTTTAGCTCATGCAGAAGAAAATGAAGATATTAATGAGAATAACAGCGCACTTACTCCCAAAAAAGAAGAAGAGGTAGAGCTTGATTGGTCAACAGTTTCTATCGAGATTCCGCAAGAAATTCCTAATTCCTTATCCGAATCTGCAACCGTTGCATCCCCAATAACCTTAGCAAAAGAGACCCACAACAGAAAACCAGAAGAATTTACTGCTCCAAATGATTCAGCAAATATCAAAGAAACCCAAGCCGCTAATTTTTCCATTGTGTCGGGAGAAACTTTGGTTATTACCGAAGATGCGCCCAATTTAGATTGGGGAGAAACTTTTGTCCCCTTAAAAGATGACAAACCTGTCATCAATTCTCCTATTATTATCGCAGAAAAGCAAGCTCCAATAGAACTTGATTTCGGTAATTTATTCAGTGAAAAAGAGCTTACACCAAATAAAAATAAATCAGAAAATTCTGAAGATCAATTACAATGGGATGAAGCCTTATTACCGTTTATTAATAACACATCTATTACCGATTCTTTTAAAACAAAAGAACAGCCACCTGCTCAAAAAATTCCTGCTCATTTTCATAAAAACAGTGATGCCAAGATTCGTTGGACTCCTATTTATCGTCTAATTGGTTTGGCAATGTTGACGGCTATGGGCATGGCGGTTTTCTTTTATGTCGTCAATGAAAATGATGTAAAATTACGCGAATCAGGGCTTTTAAAAACGACTCCCCCATTAAGCCAAATCCAGCCATTTGTTGCGCCAGAAGTTACGCCGACGGAAAATATAGTTTTAACGCCTTCTGTCCAAGAGCAAGCGTCACCGAAATCGCCTGAGCCTACAGTGGTTAAAGCAGAGCAACCACCTGAAAAAAAAGAAAATTTACCTAAAACACCTGCGGTGGCAAGCGTGCCTGAATCTGCGGTAGCAAAAAATAATCCCGCTCCGCTTTCTGTATCACAGAACTCAGCTTCCCCTGCGACGGTAAAAAATGCGCCTGAAAAATTGGCCGCGACCCCGACGACTTCCCGCAAAACCGATTCCAAACCTTCAACCCCCATAACCCCACCGCCCAGAGAATTATTAAGCGATAAAAAAAACGCACCATTACCCCCCATACAGCGTAATTTAAATGCAGAGAAAGCCGCAGCATTAACGGACACATTAAATGCCGCTTATCGGGCTTTTCAAGCCAATCAATTGGCACAAGCAGAAAGCTATTATCAAGCCGTATTAAATCATGATAAAAAAAATAAAGATGCTTTATTAGGATTAGCGGCGATTGCGATGCAGAAAGGTCAAACCGTTCAAGCACAATATTATTATCAAACAGTACTGTCCCATTACCCCCAAGATCGCACGGCACGCTTGGCGTTATTAGGGCAAATGCAAAGCGGAGAAACCCATCACAATGAGCGCGAATTAAAAGCTTTATTAAACGATGATAAAATGGACAAAGGCCATATTTATTTCTCATTGGGTGCATTATATGCGAGAGAAAACCGTTGGTCAGCCGCGCAACAATCTTTTTTTGAAGCATGGCGACATCAAAAGCAAGCCCATTACGCTTATAATCTCGCCATTAGTTTAGAACATTTAAATCAAGCGGCTACTGCGGTAATTTATTATCAACAGGCTTTGGCTTTATACGATAAAAATGCCCAGCAAGCCCGTTTTTTTAATCCTGATATTGTGCAGCAACGAATAAAAACTTTATCGGGAACGGTGAGAACGCAAGATCAAGCTTTTCATTCACTGATATTAGAATAA
- the hslV gene encoding ATP-dependent protease subunit HslV, whose product MEQFRGTTVIAVRRAHEVVIGGDGQVTLGNTVMKNNARKVRRLYHGQVIAGFAGGTADAFTLFERFEGKLEKHQGHLTRAAVELAKDWRTDRMLRRLEALLLVADKTTTLMLSGNGDVVEPQDNLMAIGSGAPFAQAAARALLEHTELTAAEIVEKSLHIAADICIYTNHQLTLERLSAITE is encoded by the coding sequence GTGGAACAATTTCGAGGCACTACAGTCATCGCGGTACGCCGCGCCCACGAAGTGGTCATTGGTGGCGATGGCCAAGTGACTTTGGGCAACACGGTCATGAAAAATAATGCCCGTAAAGTCAGACGCTTATATCACGGCCAAGTGATCGCAGGCTTTGCAGGCGGCACCGCCGATGCCTTCACCCTGTTTGAACGCTTTGAAGGCAAATTGGAGAAACATCAAGGGCATCTGACGCGTGCTGCCGTAGAATTAGCCAAAGATTGGCGTACTGACCGCATGTTACGACGTTTGGAGGCTTTGCTGTTGGTGGCGGATAAAACCACGACGCTGATGTTATCTGGCAATGGCGATGTGGTTGAACCACAAGACAATTTGATGGCCATTGGTTCGGGCGCGCCCTTCGCACAAGCCGCCGCACGCGCCTTGTTAGAACATACGGAATTAACCGCGGCTGAAATTGTGGAAAAATCGCTGCATATTGCGGCTGATATTTGCATTTATACTAACCATCAATTAACGCTTGAACGGCTGTCTGCCATTACGGAATAA
- the hslU gene encoding ATP-dependent protease ATPase subunit HslU, which yields MSEMTPRQIVRELDKFIIGQNAAKRAVAIALRNRWRRMQLDSELRQEVTPKNILMIGPTGVGKTEIARRLAKLANAPFIKVEATKFTEVGYVGRDVESIIRDLIDVAIKMLREEAMQRVENKALDAAEERILDALLPPARMGRSSDEDRTEDNNRTRQKFRKMLREKQLDDREIEIEVTEPRMGVEIMAPPGMEEMTSQLQSMFQNLAGGRTRSRKLKIKEAMRLLKEEEAARFINEDELKMQAVERVEQHGIVFLDEIDKVTKRGETSGPDVSREGVQRDLLPLVEGCTVSTKYGMIRTDHILFIASGAFHLSKPSDLIPELQGRLPIRVELNALDVNDFVRILTEPSASLTEQYMALLKTEGLHIEFMPDGIRRLAEMAWQVNERTENIGARRLHTVMECLLETLSFDAPDMEGVNVSIDAAYVDKYLSALVNNEDLSQYIL from the coding sequence ATGAGTGAAATGACTCCTAGACAAATTGTTCGTGAATTGGATAAGTTTATTATTGGGCAAAATGCAGCAAAAAGAGCCGTTGCCATTGCGTTAAGAAACCGCTGGAGACGAATGCAATTAGATAGCGAATTGCGTCAGGAAGTAACGCCAAAAAATATCCTTATGATTGGCCCCACGGGCGTGGGAAAAACTGAAATTGCACGACGTTTGGCTAAATTAGCGAATGCGCCTTTTATTAAAGTGGAAGCCACTAAATTTACTGAAGTGGGTTATGTGGGGCGAGATGTAGAATCGATTATTCGTGATTTAATTGATGTGGCGATTAAAATGCTGCGTGAAGAGGCGATGCAGCGGGTAGAAAATAAAGCCTTAGATGCGGCTGAAGAACGCATTTTAGATGCGTTATTGCCGCCTGCGCGAATGGGGCGATCTTCGGATGAAGATCGGACTGAGGATAATAATCGCACACGGCAAAAGTTTCGCAAAATGTTGCGCGAGAAACAATTAGATGATCGTGAGATTGAAATTGAAGTCACAGAACCGCGAATGGGCGTGGAAATTATGGCTCCACCGGGCATGGAAGAAATGACCAGCCAATTGCAAAGTATGTTTCAAAATCTCGCGGGTGGCCGCACCCGCTCGCGTAAGTTAAAAATTAAAGAAGCGATGCGTTTATTGAAAGAAGAAGAAGCCGCACGTTTTATTAATGAAGATGAGCTAAAAATGCAAGCGGTAGAGCGGGTTGAGCAGCATGGAATTGTGTTTTTAGATGAAATTGACAAGGTCACTAAACGGGGAGAAACCAGTGGCCCTGATGTGTCAAGAGAAGGCGTGCAACGTGATTTATTGCCTTTAGTGGAAGGCTGCACGGTTAGCACTAAATATGGCATGATTCGCACTGATCATATTTTATTTATTGCATCGGGTGCGTTTCATTTATCTAAACCTTCGGATTTAATTCCAGAATTGCAAGGTCGTTTGCCTATTCGTGTGGAATTAAACGCATTAGATGTGAATGATTTTGTCCGCATTTTAACAGAACCCAGTGCGTCTTTAACAGAGCAGTATATGGCGTTGTTAAAAACAGAGGGATTGCATATTGAATTTATGCCAGATGGCATTCGTCGTTTAGCAGAAATGGCGTGGCAGGTCAATGAGCGCACGGAAAATATTGGCGCACGTCGTTTGCATACGGTAATGGAATGTTTATTAGAAACCTTATCTTTTGATGCGCCCGATATGGAAGGGGTGAATGTATCGATTGATGCGGCTTATGTGGATAAATATTTAAGTGCATTGGTGAATAATGAAGATTTAAGCCAATATATTTTATAA
- a CDS encoding ABC1 kinase family protein, whose product MAMVWETWKATRDLGRLYDIASVFIRYGFGDVVRRLELGAILRRAGRVLDWQPSNEFLGLQPPQRVREALEQLGPSFIKLGQIMATRVDLFSPAWIAEFEKLQHHVPPLPFEQLKPQLEMDLGQPLEAVFSEFEIMPIGSASIAQVYRARLQNGQWVIVKIRRPGIQPIMEADLRLLLQFADLIETRLPNLRVYRLKEIIEQFAHSLQRELDLMTECRNAERAAINLANDPAIVIPRVYWQWTSERVNVQEYIVGIPGRNWALLEASGLDRRKIAQQGAAALFNMVIRDGFFHADLHPGNLFYLSDHRIAFIDWGMVGQVSLRRRNQLIDLLWGLTERQIETIIDILLDWSPNEDVDEDSLAIDLEIFLDKYHNVPLKQLKMSLVLGDLIALLRRNHLSLPADLAMMVKVFITLESLGRQLDPEFNLVEEARVILRQLFLKRYSPQAVLKRTQRALQESSSLLLELPRDLRRFIKLLRTGSLQHRISIIELNEFSNRLDRAASRLSMSFVTAAFIIGTSVVVASDNSTSLFGIPLFEWLSLGAMLGGIWVFISIWRGQGRRD is encoded by the coding sequence ATGGCAATGGTTTGGGAAACGTGGAAAGCGACGCGGGATTTAGGGCGACTTTATGACATCGCTTCCGTATTCATTCGCTATGGATTTGGTGATGTGGTGCGTCGCCTTGAATTGGGGGCGATATTGCGACGGGCGGGGCGGGTGCTGGATTGGCAGCCGTCTAATGAATTTCTGGGGCTGCAACCGCCCCAGCGCGTGCGAGAAGCCTTAGAACAGCTCGGCCCCAGTTTTATCAAGTTAGGGCAGATTATGGCGACTCGCGTCGATTTGTTTAGCCCTGCGTGGATTGCGGAATTTGAAAAACTGCAACACCATGTTCCTCCGTTGCCTTTTGAGCAATTAAAGCCGCAATTAGAAATGGATTTAGGTCAGCCATTAGAGGCGGTTTTTTCTGAATTTGAAATTATGCCTATTGGTTCTGCTTCCATTGCGCAGGTTTATCGAGCGCGTTTGCAAAATGGACAATGGGTTATTGTCAAGATTCGGCGGCCGGGCATTCAGCCGATAATGGAAGCGGATTTGCGTTTGTTATTGCAATTTGCGGATTTAATTGAAACCCGTTTGCCTAATTTACGGGTTTATCGTTTAAAAGAAATTATTGAGCAATTTGCGCATTCGTTGCAACGTGAATTGGATTTAATGACAGAATGCCGTAATGCTGAACGAGCGGCAATAAATTTGGCGAATGATCCAGCCATTGTGATTCCTCGCGTTTATTGGCAATGGACAAGTGAGCGGGTAAATGTGCAGGAATATATTGTGGGCATTCCTGGGCGTAATTGGGCATTATTAGAGGCATCGGGATTAGATCGACGAAAAATTGCCCAGCAAGGGGCCGCAGCCTTGTTTAATATGGTGATTCGGGATGGTTTTTTTCATGCGGATTTACACCCCGGCAATTTATTTTATTTAAGTGATCATCGCATTGCTTTTATTGATTGGGGAATGGTGGGGCAAGTGTCTTTGCGTCGCCGCAATCAATTGATTGATTTATTATGGGGATTAACTGAACGGCAAATTGAAACGATTATTGATATTTTATTAGATTGGTCACCTAATGAGGATGTTGACGAAGACAGTTTAGCCATTGATTTAGAAATATTTTTAGATAAATACCATAATGTACCATTGAAACAATTAAAAATGTCATTGGTGTTAGGCGATTTAATTGCGCTATTGCGTCGCAATCATTTAAGCCTGCCTGCTGATTTAGCCATGATGGTTAAAGTTTTTATTACTTTAGAATCATTAGGACGACAATTAGACCCTGAATTTAATTTAGTAGAAGAAGCGCGAGTCATTCTTAGACAATTATTTTTAAAACGTTATTCTCCCCAAGCGGTGTTAAAACGAACGCAACGGGCTTTGCAAGAAAGTTCTAGCTTATTATTAGAATTGCCGCGCGATTTACGGCGTTTTATTAAATTATTGCGCACGGGTTCTTTACAGCATCGCATTTCTATTATTGAATTAAATGAATTTAGTAATCGTTTAGATCGGGCGGCCAGTCGTTTGTCCATGAGTTTTGTGACGGCGGCTTTTATTATTGGAACTTCGGTGGTGGTGGCTTCGGATAATTCCACCAGTTTATTTGGCATTCCGTTATTTGAATGGTTAAGTTTGGGGGCAATGTTGGGGGGAATTTGGGTATTTATTTCTATTTGGCGCGGGCAAGGACGGCGCGATTAA
- the htpG gene encoding molecular chaperone HtpG, producing the protein MTVVDAHKETRGFQTEVKQILNLMIHSLYSNKEIFLRELISNASDAAEKLRFEALSNDALYEGDAELKIWIETNPDARTITVRDNGVGMSREEVIEHIGTIAKSGTQQFLKSLTGDSAKDNLLIGQFGVGFYSTFIVADKVTLRTRRAGLGADNGVCWESVGDGEYTIENITLPQRGTEITLHLRAEEDEFLQDYRLRSVIKKYSDHITLPIVMPKVTTNEETQEKLIEQEVINSATALWVRNKSDITEEQYNEFYKHVAHDFEAPLSCIHNKVEGTQEYTVLLFIPKRAPFDLWDRTNRRGVKLYVRRIFIMDDNEKLMPPYLRFVRGIIDSSDLPLNVSREILQHNKQIDTIRAGTVKKVLSALELMVKNEPEKYETFWQEFGKVLKEGVVDDHANRDRIAKLLRFSTTLDDNPKPSISFEDYVSRMKEGQNKIYYITAESFTAAKSSPHLEIFRKKGIEVLLLSDQIDEWLVTHLHEFEGKPLQSVTKGELDLGEMETEEEKQEVEKASTELKPFVERLKEVLGDKVKEVRLTYRLTNSPACLVADEYGMDSSLERLLKAAGQSVGGSKPILEVNPHHPIISSLKEEQNGERLKDWAFILFDQALLSEGAALDDPAGFVNRLNSMLSATLTQVN; encoded by the coding sequence ATGACTGTGGTAGATGCGCATAAAGAAACTCGTGGTTTTCAAACCGAAGTGAAACAAATTTTAAATTTAATGATTCACTCGCTTTACAGTAATAAAGAGATTTTTTTACGCGAGTTAATTTCTAATGCTTCTGATGCGGCGGAGAAATTGCGCTTTGAAGCGTTGTCTAATGATGCGCTTTATGAAGGCGATGCGGAGTTGAAAATTTGGATTGAAACCAATCCTGATGCCCGTACCATTACGGTGCGTGATAATGGCGTAGGCATGTCACGCGAAGAAGTGATTGAACATATCGGCACCATTGCCAAATCGGGAACGCAACAATTCTTAAAATCTTTAACAGGAGATTCGGCAAAAGATAACCTGTTAATTGGGCAATTTGGTGTGGGTTTTTATTCCACTTTTATTGTCGCGGATAAAGTGACGTTGCGCACTCGTCGTGCGGGTTTAGGTGCGGACAATGGGGTGTGTTGGGAGTCGGTGGGAGATGGTGAATATACGATTGAAAACATCACCTTACCGCAACGTGGCACGGAAATTACTCTGCATTTACGCGCTGAAGAAGATGAGTTTTTACAAGACTATCGTTTGCGCAGTGTGATTAAGAAATATTCCGATCACATTACGCTGCCCATTGTCATGCCAAAAGTCACCACCAATGAGGAAACGCAAGAGAAACTCATTGAGCAAGAAGTGATTAACAGTGCCACTGCATTATGGGTGCGCAATAAATCGGACATTACCGAAGAGCAATATAATGAATTTTATAAGCATGTGGCGCATGATTTTGAAGCACCATTAAGCTGCATTCATAATAAAGTCGAAGGCACGCAGGAATATACGGTGTTATTGTTTATTCCTAAACGTGCGCCTTTTGACTTATGGGATCGCACGAATCGCCGCGGAGTTAAATTGTACGTGCGTCGCATTTTTATTATGGACGATAATGAGAAGTTAATGCCGCCTTATTTGCGTTTTGTGCGCGGCATTATTGACAGCAGCGATTTGCCGTTAAATGTTTCGCGTGAAATTCTCCAGCACAATAAGCAAATTGATACCATTCGCGCTGGCACGGTGAAAAAAGTATTGAGCGCATTAGAATTGATGGTTAAAAATGAGCCAGAGAAATATGAAACATTCTGGCAAGAATTCGGCAAAGTGTTGAAAGAAGGCGTGGTGGATGATCACGCGAATCGTGACCGCATTGCTAAGTTATTGCGTTTCTCTACCACATTGGATGATAATCCTAAGCCGTCTATTTCTTTTGAAGATTATGTCTCCAGAATGAAGGAAGGGCAAAATAAGATTTATTACATCACCGCAGAAAGTTTTACTGCGGCGAAAAGTAGCCCACATTTGGAGATTTTCCGTAAAAAGGGAATTGAAGTGTTATTGTTGTCTGATCAGATTGATGAATGGTTGGTGACACACCTTCATGAATTTGAAGGGAAACCACTGCAATCGGTGACGAAAGGCGAGTTAGATTTGGGCGAAATGGAGACCGAAGAAGAGAAGCAAGAAGTCGAGAAAGCCAGCACCGAATTGAAGCCTTTTGTCGAGCGATTAAAAGAGGTATTGGGCGATAAAGTTAAGGAGGTTCGTTTAACCTATCGTTTAACGAATTCTCCCGCGTGTTTGGTGGCGGATGAATATGGAATGGATTCGAGTTTAGAACGCTTATTAAAAGCGGCTGGACAAAGCGTAGGCGGCAGCAAGCCGATTTTAGAAGTCAACCCTCATCATCCCATTATTAGCTCGCTCAAAGAAGAGCAGAATGGCGAGCGATTAAAAGATTGGGCGTTTATTTTATTTGATCAGGCTTTATTAAGCGAAGGTGCGGCATTGGATGATCCCGCTGGTTTTGTCAATCGTCTTAATTCGATGTTATCGGCGACATTAACGCAAGTTAATTAG